Proteins from a genomic interval of Lolium perenne isolate Kyuss_39 chromosome 1, Kyuss_2.0, whole genome shotgun sequence:
- the LOC127344243 gene encoding large ribosomal subunit protein uL10c — MTSIRSAGGALPPIRLAVERARQEVLRRELDGCQLLAGIWCHGFTVAELRSIRASLPPTARLVVAKNSDLAAAVEGTRWASLRPVARGMNAWLFVRSDEIPPALRPYRDFQKEWKLQLNDFTGAVYEGRLYGPDDFAKLEAMPTRVQSYQYLLGCLQMPAVSVLAALRARQEAMANPPADDAAPASELPEK; from the coding sequence atgaCCTCCATCCGGAGCGCGGGGGGCGCGCTGCCGCCGATCCGGCTGGCGGTAGAGCGTGCGCGTCAGGAGGTGCTGCGTCGCGAGCTGGACGGGTGCCAGCTGCTGGCGGGCATCTGGTGCCACGGCTTCACGGTGGCTGAGCTGCGGAGCATCCGCGCGTCGCTGCCGCCCACGGCGCGGCTGGTGGTGGCCAAGAACTCCGAcctcgcggcggcggtggagggcaCGCGCTGGGCGTCGCTCCGCCCCGTCGCGCGCGGCATGAACGCCTGGCTCTTCGTGCGCTCCGACGAGATCCCGCCCGCGCTCCGCCCGTACCGCGACTTCCAGAAGGAGTGGAAGCTCCAGCTCAACGACTTCACCGGCGCCGTCTACGAGGGCCGCCTCTACGGCCCCGACGACTTCGCCAAGCTCGAGGCCATGCCCACCAGGGTGCAGTCCTACCAGTACCTCCTCGGCTGCCTCCAGATGCCCGCCGTCTCCGTCCTCGCCGCGCTCCGGGCGCGCCAGGAGGCCATGGCGAACCCGCCTGCCGACGACGCCGCTCCCGCCTCGGAGCTGCCGGAGAAGTGA
- the LOC127344252 gene encoding uncharacterized protein has translation MGLGKEVTAAKLTDDLVVDILSRLTYKDYCRCKCAYKAWSALSSDPHYQKKLPTKVTTGLLYQGRNKSAIPLVSLSQDDEEIDDILADAPHYEHLEIVDCCNGLVLCKYRNSYTTPGICCFVVCNPATRQWRMIPDTHPETDDPRYVTVLAFDPSWSPQFYIFNFHLKHHQGLILGTSKLEIFWSGSSSWLVDDKWDSDIVVSHRPHLFLHGMLYAETTGQEVVVFEGLEEMSDGTLPYHWIIDMPSDSFYVGTFTHGCFGKSSGNLQYALPDADGHSIVVWTLDEYAHGLRAWILKGRLSMTDAFGRDDFVHYDNGGDGGDRLWFWNCDYSIVALDLEKDLVFLSDQRTDKLLSYNISTGILEQIRDGFERCQYYAYVPCYSKLPDQESSV, from the coding sequence ATGGGCCTTGGCAAGGAAGTTACTGCCGCTAAGCTAACAGATGATCTAGTTGTCGATATCCTCTCCCGCCTGACGTACAAGGACTATTGCCGATGCAAATGTGCATATAAGGCATGGTCTGCCTTGTCCTCTGATCCACACTACCAGAAGAAGCTGCCCACAAAAGTAACCACTGGCCTTTTGTACCAAGGTCGCAATAAGTCTGCTATCCCACTTGTTAGCCTGTCCCAAGATGATGAAGAAATCGATGACATTCTTGCTGACGCACCACACTATGAGCATCTAGAAATCGTCGACTGCTGCAATGGTTTAGTCCTTTGTAAGTATAGGAACAGCTATACTACTCCAGGCATTTGCTGCTTCGTTGTGTGCAACCCAGCAACTCGACAATGGAGGATGATTCCTGATACTCATCCTGAGACAGATGACCCTCGTTATGTAACTGTTTTGGCGTTTGATCCATCATGGTCACCGCAGTTCTACATCTTCAATTTTCATCTGAAGCATCACCAGGGTTTGATACTTGGTACCAGCAAACTTGAGATATTCTGGTCTGGAAGCTCCTCATGGCTTGTGGATGATAAATGGGATTCTGATATAGTTGTTTCCCATAGGCCTCACTTGTTTCTTCATGGGATGTTGTATGCGGAGACTACTGGACAAGAAGTTGTGGTGTTTGAAGGCTTGGAGGAAATGAGTGATGGCACACTGCCCTATCATTGGATTATTGATATGCCATCTGACTCTTTTTATGTGGGTACTTTCACCCATGGTTGCTTTGGCAAATCTTCAGGGAACTTGCAGTATGCATTGCCAGATGCGGATGGTCACTCGATTGTAGTTTGGACTCTGGATGAATATGCTCATGGTTTACGGGCTTGGATTTTGAAGGGCCGTCTTAGTATGACTGATGCATTTGGAAGGGATGACTTTGTTCACTATGATAATGGTGGCGATGGTGGCGACCGTCTCTGGTTTTGGAACTGTGATTATTCTATTGTTGCTCTCGACTTGGAGAAAGACCTTGTTTTCCTCTCCGACCAGAGGACGGATAAGCTTCTTTCTTACAACATCAGCACTGGTATACTCGAGCAGATACGAGACGGCTTTGAGCGGTGTCAATACTATGCCTATGTACCGTGCTACTCAAAGCTTCCAGATCAAGAATCTTCAGTGTAG